The following proteins are co-located in the Methylomonas sp. 11b genome:
- a CDS encoding DUF7338 family protein yields the protein MMFLRWFLYFIPHFAVFLARYPAAPLAILFFSSDDKRTLTGWRWLVTIDNDLGGDDDWRNKHIKPGSNPYSFWNRMRWLWKNGGNRFNHERLGMPVDSLFVWMHSQQQANQSFWQRSDGVWQWRATKKVFGRMWTPYIGWALFGAKNGICSFKATFLRLEKID from the coding sequence ATGATGTTTTTACGCTGGTTTTTATATTTTATTCCGCATTTTGCCGTATTTCTAGCGCGCTACCCTGCCGCACCGTTGGCAATCTTGTTTTTCAGTTCTGATGATAAGCGAACCCTAACCGGTTGGCGCTGGTTAGTGACCATCGACAATGATTTAGGTGGTGATGATGATTGGCGTAACAAGCATATTAAACCGGGCAGTAATCCTTATAGCTTTTGGAATCGAATGCGTTGGTTATGGAAAAACGGCGGAAATCGGTTTAACCACGAAAGACTAGGCATGCCAGTTGATAGCTTATTTGTCTGGATGCATTCACAGCAACAAGCTAATCAATCGTTTTGGCAACGCTCGGACGGGGTTTGGCAATGGCGAGCAACAAAAAAAGTATTTGGTCGGATGTGGACGCCTTATATTGGTTGGGCGCTATTTGGCGCCAAAAATGGCATATGCAGTTTTAAAGCGACTTTTCTGCGGCTTGAAAAAATCGATTGA
- a CDS encoding virion core protein, T7 gp14 family yields MSFAITAVAIAAIGAGLSAYSASEQASAQKKAANYQAQVDANNAKIAAWNRSDALQRGEIDAQNAMREQSQLVGRQRAALAANGVDVTQGSALDLLASTQFLGQQEVNTIQSNAAREAWGYDVQGSNYQSSAGFERWKAKNANPGKAAAMAGASSLISSASMYASAKKAA; encoded by the coding sequence ATGAGTTTTGCTATCACCGCCGTCGCGATTGCCGCCATTGGTGCCGGTCTAAGTGCCTATAGTGCATCAGAACAAGCCTCAGCTCAAAAGAAAGCCGCCAATTACCAAGCCCAAGTCGATGCCAATAACGCCAAGATAGCCGCCTGGAACCGCAGCGATGCTTTGCAACGTGGCGAGATTGATGCCCAGAACGCCATGCGTGAGCAATCGCAGCTGGTAGGTAGACAGCGGGCAGCATTGGCGGCGAATGGGGTGGATGTGACGCAAGGCTCGGCACTGGATCTATTAGCCAGCACGCAGTTTTTAGGCCAGCAGGAAGTCAACACCATCCAAAGCAATGCCGCGCGGGAGGCTTGGGGTTATGACGTGCAAGGCAGCAATTACCAAAGCAGTGCCGGGTTTGAGCGTTGGAAAGCGAAAAACGCCAACCCTGGCAAAGCGGCGGCTATGGCCGGCGCGTCTTCGCTGATCAGTTCCGCGTCGATGTATGCCTCTGCAAAAAAGGCCGCGTAA